One window of Populus nigra chromosome 5, ddPopNigr1.1, whole genome shotgun sequence genomic DNA carries:
- the LOC133694519 gene encoding very-long-chain aldehyde decarbonylase GL1-9-like, translating to MVFWEGYVSDEVMGIFAPIVIYWLYAGFYQLLPPLDEYRLHTRKEEEEKNLVPLSKVIKGVLLQQLVQAVVAHALFLLTSSADESGTTIQPSIPIQIMQIIIGMIVMDTWQYFAHRYMHQNKFLYRHIHSQHHRLVVTYAIGALYNHPLEGLLLDTVGGAIAFLVSGMTARTSVIFFCFAVVKTVDDHCGLWLPGNIFHIFFQNNTAYHDIHHQLPGTKYNYSQPFFSIWDKLLGTYMPYTLVNRPEGGLEARLVKD from the exons ATGGTGTTTTGGGAAGGTTATGTGAGTGATGAAGTAATGGGGATTTTTGCCCCTATTGTAATTTATTGGTTGTACGCGGGCTTTTACCAGCTATTGCCACCGTTGGATGAATATAGATTGCACACTAgaaaagaggaggaagagaagaaTTTGGTTCCGCTGTCGAAGGTGATTAAGGGTGTGTTGCTTCAACAACTAGTCCAGGCTGTTGTTGCTCATGCACTCTTTTTG TTGACTTCATCAGCTGATGAATCTGGAACCACAATCCAGCCCTCTATCCCTATCCAAATCATGCAAATCATTATTGGAATGATTGTCATGGACACATGGCAGTACTTTGCGCACCGTTACATGCATCAGAACAAATTCTTATACCGCCATATCCACTCCCAGCATCACAGGCTAGTTGTAACTTATGCAATTGGGGCCCTTTATAATCACCCTCTTGAGGGTCTCTTGCTTGACACAGTGGGTGGTGCCATTGCATTCCTCGTCTCAGGAATGACTGCACGGACATCAGTCATTTTCTTCTGCTTTGCTGTAGTTAAAACAGTTGATGATCATTGTGGACTCTGGTTGCCTGGCAATATCTTCCATATCTTTTTCCAGAACAACACTGCTTATCATGACATCCACCATCAACTCCCAGGCACAAAGTACAATTATTCCCAGCCATTCTTCTCCATATGGGATAAACTTCTAGGGACTTACATGCCATACACTCTTGTAAACCGACCTGAAGGTGGTTTGGAGGCAAGACTGGTTAAGGACTAG
- the LOC133694144 gene encoding pentatricopeptide repeat-containing protein At1g34160, producing MASSLDSFLSKCTTLSLPHTKQLHAHLFTTGQFQLPISPARSKLLELYALSLGNLSFAILTFSQIRTPSTNDWNAIIRGFIQSPNPTNAFAWYKSMISKSRKVDALTCSFVLKACARVLARLESIQIHTHIVRKGFIADALLGTTLLDVYAKVGDIDSAEKVFDEMVKRDIASWNALISGFAQGSKPTEALSLFKRMEIDGFKPNEISVLGALSACAQLGDFKEGEKIHGYIKVERFDMNAQVCNAVIDMYAKCGFVDKAYLVFESMSCRKDIVTWNTMIMAFAMHGEGCKALELFEKMDQSGVSPDDVSYLAVLCACNHGGLVEEGFRLFNSMENCGVKPNVKHYGSVVDLLGRAGRLHEAYDIVNSMPMVPDIVLWQTLLGASRTHRNVEIAETVSRKLVEMGSNHCGDFVLLSNVYAARERWADVGRVREAMKNRDVKKVPGLSYIEGNGVIHKFYNADKSHESWREIYAKLDEIRFRVKEYGYVAETSFVLHDIGEEDKENVLGHHSEKLAVAFGLISTSEGTPIQVIKNLRICGDCHFVIKLISKIYDREIIVRDRVRFHRFKEGFCSCRDYW from the coding sequence ATGGCTAGCTCGCTAGACTCCTTTCTGTCAAAgtgcaccactctctctctcccccacACAAAACAACTCCATGCACACCTCTTCACCACAGGTCAATTCCAGCTTCCCATCTCCCCTGCCCGCTCCAAACTTCTCGAACTCTACGCTCTCTCTCTTGGCAACCTCTCCTTTGCTATTTTAACCTTTTCCCAAATCCGCACTCCTTCCACCAACGACTGGAACGCCATCATCCGTGGCTTCATTCAAAGCCCAAACCCAACTAATGCTTTCGCATGGTACAAATCTATGATCTCTAAATCCCGCAAAGTAGACGCCTTAACTTGctcttttgttttaaaagcatgCGCTCGTGTTTTAGCTCGTTTAGAGTCGATTCAAATTCATACCCATATTGTGCGCAAAGGGTTTATAGCTGATGCTTTGTTGGGTACAACTCTGTTAGATGTTTATGCGAAAGTGGGTGATATCGATAGTGCAGAGaaggtgtttgatgaaatggTTAAGCGAGATATTGCATCATGGAATGCATTGATTTCTGGGTTTGCTCAAGGGAGTAAGCCTACTGAGGCTTTGAGTTTGTTCAAGAGAATGGAGATTGATGGGTTTAAACCTAATGAAATCTCAGTTCTTGGCGCTCTCTCTGCGTGTGCACAATTGGGTGATTTTAAAGAAGGTGAGAAAATTCATGGATATATTAAAGTTGAACGGTTCGATATGAATGCACAGGTTTGTAATGCGGTTATTGACATGTATGCTAAATGTGGGTTTGTTGACAAAGCTTATTTGGTTTTCGAGAGTATGAGTTGCAGGAAGGATATTGTTACATGGAATACAATGATCATGGCATTTGCAATGCATGGTGAAGGGTGTAAAGCTCTTGAGCTTTTTGAGAAAATGGACCAATCCGGGGTGAGCCCAGATGATGTGTCGTATCTTGCGGTACTATGCGCTTGTAACCATGGCGGATTAGTTGAAGAAGGGTTTAGGCTGTTTAATTCAATGGAGAATTGTGGAGTGAAACCTAATGTCAAACATTATGGGAGCGTAGTTGATTTGTTAGGCCGAGCTGGGCGGCTTCATGAGGCCTATGATATTGTCAATTCTATGCCGATGGTGCCCGATATAGTGCTCTGGCAAACTTTGCTTGGTGCTTCCAGGACTCATAGGAATGTAGAAATAGCCGAAACCGTTTCTCGGAAGCTTGTGGAGATGGGATCTAATCATTGtggtgattttgttttgttatctaATGTTTATGCAGCACGTGAGAGGTGGGCTGATGTGGGGAGGGTAAGGGAGGCAATGAAGAACAGAGATGTGAAGAAGGTACCTGGACTCAGCTACATTGAAGGTAATGGTGTAATACACAAGTTCTACAATGCTGATAAGAGTCATGAAAGTTGGAGGGAGATTTATGCAAAGTTGGATGAGATTAGGTTCAGGGTCAAGGAATATGGGTATGTGGCTGAAACAAGCTTTGTGCTGCATGATATAGGGGAGGAGGACAAGGAAAATGTTTTGGGTCATCATAGTGAGAAGTTAGCTGTGGCTTTTGGTTTGATTAGTACAAGTGAGGGAACACCAATACAAGTGATTAAGAACCTTAGGATATGCGGGGATTGTCATTTTGTGATCAAGCTTATATCAAAGATATATGATCGAGAAATCATTGTGAGGGATAGAGTGCGGTTTCACAGATTTAAAGAAGGTTTCTGTTCTTGCAGAGATTATTGGTAG
- the LOC133693186 gene encoding co-chaperone protein p23-1-like has protein sequence MSRHPSVKWAQRSDKLFIIVQLPDAQDVKFKLEPEGKFFFSATSGADKTPYEIELDLLDKVNVEESKAGIGSRNIQYIVKKAENKWWSRLIKQTGKPPVFLTVDWDKWIDEDEEFTSKGGAAPPDMGDMGFDFPDMGLGGGGFDGAVPEMDDDDENDTEDENVEEASSAEKEEVPPTASGEADTKKT, from the exons ATGAG CCGACATCCTTCAGTGAAATGGGCCCAGAGGTCAGACAAGTTGTTCATCATTGTGCAGCTGCCCGATGCACAGGATGTGAAGTTTAAACTAGAGCCTGAAGGGAAATTTTTCTTCTCTGCTACCAGTGGGGCGGATAAGACACCCTATGAAATTGAACTTGACCTATTAGACAAGGTCAACGTGGAG GAGAGTAAGGCCGGTATTGGTTCAAGAAATATCCAATACATTGTGAAGAAGGCTGAGAATAAATGGTGGAGCAGATTGATAAAACAGACTGGAAAACCTCCAGTGTTCTTGACTGTTGATTGGGATAAATGGATTGATGAAGATGAGGAGTTCACGAGCAAGG GAGGAGCAGCACCACCTGATATGGGTGATATGGGTTTTGATTTTCCT GATATGGGTCTTGGAGGTGGAGGCTTCGATGGGGCTGTTCCTGAGATGGATGATG ATGATGAAAATGACACCGAAGATGAGAATGTGGAAGAAGCATCATCAGCAGAGAAGGAAGAGGTACCACCAACTGCTAGTGGCGAAGCAGACACGAAGAAAACTTGA